The Bombus pascuorum chromosome 12, iyBomPasc1.1, whole genome shotgun sequence genome contains the following window.
TTTATCAAACAATAACTCTGAATTGTTTAAAtagagtgaaaataaaataaatgaaattatttttattttgtttatattatatcaattaaatcttataatgtattaataatcaatgtcaaaaatatcatttaagaAAGTAagtctattaatttttttgctTTAGTTATAACCTTTAAGACTTTTATTGTACAATTCTTAATtctattataatgaaatattggttataaattttaaacacaaAAATTCCTTCTTATAATCGtgatataattcatatatattcaattatatatattttcatatgattaaatatatttgtattgtgTATCTAATTTGTATGTAATATCAGGTAATATGTAccaagaaaaaagatatatatatgtactcaTAAgctatattatatgtatgtacagtTCGGAGGAGAGTAGTAGAAGAATATAGTGCTGGTAGCGCCAGTTGTCCAGAAGTATGATAAACAATCTTGAAAGGAGCATAACATCTTGTGCGATTTCATAGAATAAATCTTTGTGTGAAGATATTGACGTGTGTATTGGGTTATAGGGTGTCGATAAGTGCCATACGAACAagagtaaatattaataaataattgaaatggGTAGCACGGATAAAGCTGAGATCACGGGTTTTATATGCAGACTTTGCAGTAAGATGAACCGTTTCGTGATCCACATATACGGTGAAGAGGGTGAGAGAATGAAACTTGCTGAGAAAATAAATGCTTATCTTCCAATTACGGTAAAAATCATTATctactttgtatttttttaagttaggctttcatcgatattattttttaataaaattttcatactttCTACTACAATATATCTTGTGTATGACTGGTTAAGATTTCACTTTATTTGAGTTACATTTATGGTTTTtcttatatgaattttttatcgtatttgaCAGCTCTGCCTTAAACACAAcaataattgagaaattgtaaaattacataacataatgataaaaatagtttgtttattacaaatttattaaatctttctaaatataaatatatattatagttacATTAAATTAGagaaagattaattaattgtaatgttttaaaagtttcataaataatgttttcagtattttaaaatataatatatttaaagatgtatatgtgtatatacatatgtcatataatgaatattttttatatttagttttgaaaaatacaatttttacccTTTTGTCATATAGGTAAACATGAATGATCCATTACCTAAAACGGCATGTCTACATTGTATTGAACGGCTTGAAGCTCATCATGAATTAatggaacaatttttcttagTCAAACGAAGGTTAACTACTCAGAATAAATCATCAACAGTTGCATCAACCTCTACACAAACTGCTGATACTGTACCAACATCTAGCCCACCTCCATGTTAACATATAGAATTAAAAGCAGAATTTCTCGctcaatattattaaacattttctgtatatcttatttgtattgttattttagtaatttattactagggaaacaaatttttttgttaaatgaaaagatatatacataatcaATCAATTGATTCAGCAATCTATAGaattatctttaaaaattttataaaaaattttcttcttaaaatatgTTGGTAAATATTTGTGATgtgcaaatttaatttactgtataaacttttttattttttacaccagatattacagatattttttattgatactataatataaaatatatgaataattataatttgtttgtATTTCACATCTTCAAAAAAATTGGAACTTTTTTTCCTTAACTAGTAATCAGCAATAATAAAGTTATAgatatgtttatgtaaatgatatatccaatgaatatttttaggCATGTTTAatgatattcaaattattgaattaatattttatttgatatgtcttgtatagtttttattaatagaaatttttaaacatcttTTAATACTCTaggataatattatttctttaacagATCTATACTGCTGGTGTACAAagataaatagatagataTGTCAAAGTGATTTCttagaatattaaatgatGTTATATTGCAtaattgaatgtaaaaataagaaatttagttggcaaagtttttaataatattatgaattaGATACATACAAGATTGTCAATACTAATGTACATTAAACCAATCATGTTTCTTTtactattaaatatcaatagtTTTAATATGtcaacttttatatataataatatggtACAAAGTATAATGACAAAAGTATCtgcataattatattatattaacatatattattCCACAGagtttaacaaaatttgaatGTTTACCTCTAAGTtgcaatataataaataatttataaaaatttttaaatatatagaactttgattaattatagtattttacattataaaaaccaaaaatctttataaaaatgacACAAGGATAAATGATACTACTATAATTTgttaagattatttatttcttaacaataTTTGCTAACACAATTAAATGTTATGTGGAACAATATTATTGGTTGGCGACACAATCCGTATTGTGCTtactatatgtattatttcaCATGTAATTCATCATTTACaaagagaaaatttgtttttagaaGACAAGGTTGTGTTCGTCACTCAAACATTATTGTAAaaccttaaatattttaacagtatttgagaaattttactttattttacctttttatttaatatatcattatCACTGCATAAGAAAAgacaatataaatttgttatatctgTGAtcaatatgtgtatataatattttacctaTAAATGTAGCCAATATCCTCAAATTAATGACTGATAACCTGTATAATAGTGTTTTCCTATAAATATTACTGCCTAAAtgtaaattgcaaataataaataatagtaataaagataatgataaatcataataaaataacgggTGCACCTATATAAAATCTGTTTAGGATGCATTTATTATCTTACTTACCCTCCAAATAAATAGAGGTCCAtttatctaatagtatattctatatttctagatattttatctagaaatattactattttgcAAAACAGAAgtagaatttgaatatttattttaaatcatatGCATActaaacatatataatatctaaGCAGAGCTTTATGCAAGAGCTGTATGCAactaaaagaaataacaatattattgaTGTTAACGTTTTAATATTACTGTTTACAATTCTGCTGTCAATTATCCTGTAGTTTATTAAACTGAATtgtacaatatgtatatatatttctacgtaTGTTTTACAatgcttttatatttaaataccttaaactattttcattgttaattataataatgaaaattactttcaaaataaaatgtttttacataGTTCTGCTGGAatcatacaataatataaacaacgaaatataaagaatattttaaataaaatattctttcttttaatacaatttgaagaaatgtaaatatttttgtaggtATTAATTGATTGTAAGTATTACTTGATTGAGTGTCGATACACATTTTCTTGACTTCTTAAAACAAACATTTAGTATGTGCTACTGCAAGATTTCTGAAAtcattatacaataatatgcgTAGCTATATCTGTGTGCGATAAACTACTAAAACTTGACTTATGAGTGTTTTCAACACACacaatgtaaaatatgtacaaagaTTTATAGAGCCCAACtccttattttctttcatttttccccCAATCAATGTATGATCATGTTGTCTGATACCATAAAGCATGTCCACGActgatttttttataaaaaatatataatatatatctatataaaatttcattctttttatcaGCCAACATGTCTTCGTACAAATTTAATTCCACTCAGGGgtatttgattttgttttttgcAACTTGTTTCttaagtttaattttttttgtttccttttaatttaGTACCTGAGGTACTTTGACGctcaaatagaaatataaatgcaTCTTTGACCAATTACGATATACACGACGACGAACGTCTAATACCTATCTGATGATTAAAGCACAATGGcagcaatttttcaaatataatgcAAAAGGCTGTAAATTGATAAACGTTGAGCTGCATTCATGACAATTGCATAGTTGAAAATCTAATTCTATGCACTTTGTCAAGAAATTTGGTATGAAATACGAATAAACTTGAATGTTTCgtattttagaataattataatatgatattctatttacgtaaattatatacataaattaaagtaattcattttttgGAAGTTAAAAATTGTGCTATATCTCACATGCATATCAATATACAATCATCCGTTCATTTCACAAGTTGTTTGCGTATAAATGAACATTGCTTTGAATATGATTAACTTCTTACTACTTTATGAACCACATTGCAacatttccttttattttttaaataaaaaatttcgatcGCAAAGACgctaaaattctatttacgtatatacgtatattgcGAACTACTATAACATTACTACTtctaatatatacaaaatttactaTTCTAGGAAATATGTGATGGTTGTTGCACTTGAcatctttattttatcgtcTTGAAAACAGCTCAACCGCCAACGGTGTTATAAGCTATACTCGAAACGAAAATGACAGACGGCTTAGACAATTATTTGTTCCCAAGATGTCTTTACAATAACACACTATCGGTAACATTTTTCTCAGCcttttcttaaaaaagaagaatgaacGATGAAATGATCATCAAGTTCGATAATTTGTACTTTGCATCTGAGCAGGTGAAATGACAAATCGAGGATAGAAATTTTCAACTGTTACGTTATGTTCTTGacaaaaaaatgtacaacaCAAAgcatatatgaatatatatctTCATTCTGGTAAGTGTTCCTCATTTATACTAAATCTTATATCTATAtctacaatttatattaatggGGGAAAATTTACCTAAACGATATTAGGTAGGTAAAAATTGTCATGAAATCTGCTATAATTGCAGGGTGTCCATATAGTGATACTATCCTATTATCTCCCAgtgttgtataaaaatttctttagcGCAGGTTAAGATAATTAGGATGTTTCAAGGCAGCTCATCACGAACAGGCCTGTTGCATTTCTGCTTTAGCTGCCTTTATAGCTAAAATCAAAatgaatacattttttatatataaaacaaatttcatataaaaatttttgtaataccttattcataaaaaacattaattattcataaaatatttaccttctcgttctcttcttcttaatttttttctgcGTCTTTCAATAGCAGCAAGTTCAACTTTCACAGCATTATATGTTTTACGTAACTCAGCTAATTTTTGCTGTAGTACAGCTATCCTTTGACTGCCATCCAATTCAGGATCTATGTTAAACACAAAAggttaaaattttctttttataagtaAGACATTAAAATTAAGGAAGAAATCTACCTAATTccacataaaaattatatttcgtcGGTCGAGGTGATCTCGATGAGTAATTACTAAGATCAGGAACACTAGTGATATTCGTGTGATTTGTTGAAGTTGTATTAATTCCACATAAATTAGAACCTTCACTTGTGTCATCGCTATCGCTTCCGCCACCATGTCTACCATGTCTATTACCATGTCTTCCCGCTTTTTTAGTAGTATTTTTATCACATTCTGAGTGCTTCCTACTCCTCTTACGTTTTTTAGGCGATTGTGTTTCTTCAATGGATCGCTTTGCTGGTGgttttaatattctatctGCAGAATTTCCTTCAACATTTGGCAATGTGTCATCTTCACTGAATCCTGGACCTTTCCCACCACTGTCATTGTCTGCTTCAGAACTATCACGATTATGTTTCATATTATCCTCTGAAGTTGGTGATGAACCACCTGTCCTTTCTTCTCTTGGGGATCCAGAGATATTGGAAATGCTTGAATCGGGTGTAGTTGGAGGTGTATTATCCATTACAGGTGCTGCTTCATTGCTTTCTCTCCTCTGTGCAGGCATTAGTGCAGGTAAGTGTTGATGATGAGACTGCTGTTGTCTCATGCCCAGAGTAGGATTTTGTTGTATAGATAAAGAAACTGGGACAGATGTTTCTACAGTTTTTGGCAGTGCCATACTCAGAGTGGCAACAGTGCTGCTGGTTGTACTCTGACCAGATGTAGGAGCACTTGCAAATGGCATTTCCATTAATACTATACTATTTTCTGTAGTTTCAACTTTTGGAGGTGAACAGGATGGACCAGCATTTAtttgttctatattttcaGTAATAGGTGCTGGTGAACCTGGTATTTCTTCCTCACATAACAAAGAATTAATTGCCTCTCCCTCTTCATCTGTTTTTATGACAGGTGTTTCTTTGATCTCTGTTTTAAATTCAGCAATACATTCTTGTGGCTGATGTTTTAATGGTTGCGTAGATTTTTGTGATTGTAATAGTGGGAACCTTTCTTGTGTGTCTTGAAGCCTATCTAACTCTGCTCTTAATTTAACATCAAAATTTGACGAACTTTTCACATCTTGTGATTCCTCATTATCGATTATTAACCTCTGTTCAGAATCACTACTATCTGCAGAATCTACCATATCTTGGCTGATTATCTTCTTAtgattttccttttccttttctttaaaatCGTGTTCTTTAAATTCATCTTCTGTTTTCTTAGACTTCTCATTTTCTATATGTTtccattcttcttcttcagtTTCAGGTATCTTTTTATGTTCTGTTTTTGTTTCaacgaatttttttatttctacttcttttttaAGTTTAAATTGTTGaagttcttcttctttttgtttaattactACACACATTATTTCTTTACATTggttttcattatttattacaatctcttcctcttctcgtTTCTTATTCTCACTTTCAGTCTTAGGCCCATGCTGATCTTCTTTACTTTTTTGTGCAACTACAATATCTAACTtcttagaaatttcttttgagGGTTTCCATACAACTTCTGgaatttcatcttcttttttaacatCTTTAGTTTTATTACGAAAACCCATTGCAGCTGAAAGTTTTTCTTCGATTGTAGATGTAGCTGGTAATCTTGCACTAATTGGTGCTGGAATTGTTACAATTGAAGATGAAACAGGTGTAATGTCTAATAACTTTGGATCTAATGGTTTTAATTCTGGAGATTGACAATGTAAAGGAGATTTAATGCTTTGTTTCTGTTCAACAGCTATATCAGGTTTATTTGAAACTGTTAATGTTATATCCTCTCTTACCGATTCAATTTGTAAACTTGTGTCTTCTTTATTGGATTCCATTGAATCATTTCCATCATTAGAAGGAAACATTTCTTGCTGATATGTAAATAAGTTTTCTTGTTCTGCTTCTGAAACTTCCGCCTCTGATATTATTAAACGATCTTCTGAGTCGTCATGAGTAGCATCATCATCTCCAGGTAAATCACTAAATAAAAGATctataccattatttattttactcgtTTCCTCAATAATAGGTATTGGTTTCGCCGAATTAAATGAAGGTGATTCACAAAGCTTATCGAATGCTTCTTCACATGTTGCTAATGATGTAGATTGTAGTGATTTGTGAGAAGATAAATTGTCTGTAATATCATCAGTCCTTTTactgaataatttctttactttttttcgTGAATCGTTGTCGCTTTCTGatttagtttcttttataaCTGGTGATACAactattttttgtttctttttaggGCTTTTCGGTTCTTCTTCAAACACCCTCTTTTTTATCTTGTCTTTTTCTCCACTTGTATCTCGTTTATTTCGTACCTCAAATTCAAATGGTTCTGGTtctttaaattcatatatatcTTCTGTACTATCTACTATTTTAGATTCAGGCATTGTTTCTAATTTTGATGGCTCTaattttttttccaattttggtGATACTGAAACaacattctctttttcttctatttttatttcatcctcTGGATCTGGTTCAACCCTAACAAGTTCCAATTTCACTGCTTTATCAAAACCTTTTAATTCAGATCGTATTTGATTTAAGTCAAAATCTCGACCTTTCGGTTGTTCTTCATCGCTATCTGGTTCAGATTTTATACCTTGCGATTTACTAATTGTTCTTCTTAAACGTCTACCTCTACGTGGTTCTTCTAAATTATCTTTGTCTTCTTCACCCTCGCTAGTTTCGTCAGGTTTTATTCTGTCTTCAACTCTGTATCTCGCTTCTCTACGTTTTCTTTCCTCTGTAATCTTAGATTTCGTTCTTGTTTGTTCAGATTCTGTAGTATCTGAATCATATGTTTCACTTTCTTCAGTTTCCGATGGAACTATATCCGCATGTCCAGAAGTTCTCCTAGTACGCCTTCGATGTTCTGTGCTAGATGTATCATTATTTCTTGTTCGTGTTTGACGATTGTTTGCTGGTGTTGCTGGACTTTTGGTTCTAGAACTAGAACTTATAACAGACAATGGAGTCGTAGATCTAGTCGGTtgagatatttctttttccttatcTTCTTTCTTGATTTCTTTTGTCGTAGTAGATGAAACAACTGATGTAGTAGGTGCAACACTTTGCGCTCGACGTCTATTTTGAGATGCATTTGAATTAGTGttagaaacaatttttgatGACTTATTGAtgttatttgataaattcgtACTGGGAGTTTGAGGTCGTGAAGTAACTTTAATTCGTTTTACTTTACCTTGAGCTTGTGTAAAATTCTGTGCTATCCTCGATGGTTTAATCCATTCATCATATCTCGTATTCCATCCAGTATAATGCACTAAATACATTGGTTCTGTACCATCTTTTTCCATATCAATAACTTTTGCTTCATAAGTAACTTTAGATTCATGAGTAGGTCCATAATATACTTTTAGTCTATCTCCTAATTCTACAGGTCCTTTGTAACAAGGAGCTGAATCTGTTGACTGTTCGTCTGTACGTGATTTTTCTGCCTCATACTCTTTTCGTTTTCTCCCCCGTTTCTTTAAATCTTCATCCATCAATCGTCTTTGCTTAGATAAAGTTTTTCTTTCCGATTCTCTCGATGGAGTTCGTGTTTCCCTATTTTCAGAAgacattttactttttacattaTCATCTTTAGATTTAGATCTTGTTTTAGCAGcatcttcttctttcattttatcgtctttcttttcttgtcttttaggttcagttttctttttttctattacttttttctttgtgtcttctttatttttagatttgcCTCTGTTTGGCAAGGATAAGGATGTTGATATTTTTTGAGATTTTTCACTACTAGATGAAGATTCAGCTTCACCTTCAACGTTTACGTCACTGTCTTGTCCGCTACCGCTTTCTTCAAAttcatctttcttctttatcttcacaatttcttcttcttttattgattgttctttttttgtctcctttttctctttcttttcttcttccatgatctttttatcttcttcctctttttcatttttgatattaGACACTTGAGGTGGTACGGGCGTATTTCTGTCTTTATCCCTAATCAGACTTCTTCCAGGACGTTGTTTACGCATAGTACCCCTTGGATGATTTACCATAGTACAACCTAACTTCCTATAAAAATCTTCAAAGGAATGTAAGAATTTCTTATAGGCCTGTTTAACCAAATTGTGCGTCGATGGTGAATTTTGCATTGTAAAGCTCAAGCGACGTGTTATTAATTTCCATTGATTTTGATTTGTTACACGATTATAACCGCCTAACTTATAGACAGCTCGAAATAACCTATATAGATCTATGTCCTCAGAACCTATCATTGGACAGTTGTTAATAGGTGTACCACGGTCATCCATAAACTTATACAGTTGTGCCACAAAGtgatctttttcttcgcgCGGTTCATCGTCAGAActctagaaaataaaaattatgtttacaacaaattaaatttatttattgaaattagtAAAAGAGATCTTACATCAGAATCAAGTTCCCCATCTGAGTCACTGTTTCCGCTTGATACAGAATGTCCAAAAAGAGAATCTCTATCCCAATGGGGAGGTAACTCattcttttctaaaaataGCAATGCCTTCTCTACTGCAACCTTCAATGTACTATTCTCAACTTTGTTGACAAGTTCTTTTGTGAATTCAGTGGCCTCTTTCTTTGGAACTGTATAACTAAATATGCAATAAGTAACAGTAATACAAtagataataatgaaataagtaTCAATGTACAgctgatttttaataaacacatttaaatagattttataGAGTTTTAGAATAAGCTTTAAtggggaaaaaatattttgttactaTTTCGAccattttgctttcttttcatatttttcataaaatctgTTTATATATGAACACAGATCATACTTACTATCGTGCATCCTTAAATGATCGCACAAGGTAGTCATCTCTTACTCGAATTCTTACTGTATCTTGAGCAGTTGGAGCAACCACTAATCCAGGGAACCaattatctttcttctttttatctccAAGTTCCACACATACAACTCGTCCAATTTCAGGTTCTGTCTCCATTCCTTCTTTGCCTGTTCCACTAGAACCGGAATCACGAGTTCCTCGTGGAGGACTATCTTCATCATCACTACTTTCATCTctataacaatatttttacaagtaataacacaaattatttcataaaattatattgctGATATTATTTCACAACACTCACTGTGCTTGTCTAGACCGCcgtcctcttcttcctccaaTTACTGGATTTCCAAAATGTTCTGGATGTGTCAAAGGAAGTTGGTCCAAAGTTTCACTCTCTGCAAAATGTCTTCCACTTTTCAAACAAAGTGCAGTTCTTCTTAATGTAGTAATATCTCCATCATCAAAAACTACAGTATATTGACTACAATCTTGAATTTTAGTGATAGTAGCTTCCAcaaattcttttctatctCCATGTTTAGCTTCAACAGATGCACCTACTCTTAAAGTCCCTTTTATCTGATCATCAGCTACTGTTGCTGTACCCAAGCCTTGTTTATAAGTCACTCTGCATTTCACTGATCTTACTACTTTCCGAATTTTTGCTTCACAAAAGGCACCCTTGTATTTAGCACTAACCTCCGTACCCACTGATAGGTACGGTGGATCGTCTCCCTGTAACAgaaaatacatgtatatttaatatttgtacttTTCAAATCTAACTTTTAGTCATGACATACTTCCATAGTCATCATACATTCACTCTCTGTCTAAACTAAAGAGatacatataaaaacaaaattttagtatcttgtattatatatacatgaacatatatatatacatatatattgtcttaaaaaaaaatcataacAAAGACAACatgatattaatgaaatttgaaataatttcttttattatttattatttattaggtCTTGAAGGTTTATAGAGAACTATGATCTAATTTCGTAcaaaacattatttcggctgTTATCAACGACAgaacttaaataataaaagcatgaaaattgatataaaaagcCAGCTGCCTCGTATGATGAGCTATTGTTTATGTAGGCGGTCATGCCTCGCAGGTACCggagattatttttatatcgagatTGCCTTACGATAAACAAGAACTTTCGCACGAAGATACGttttcgttgaaataaaaCTCATACTTTGATATCTTAATCACGTTTTCAAAACGAAGTCCACTACGTTCGTGACAGCCTGTCGATTTCTCagacatcaggtaatagttGTAACCTCGAAGGTACTTTAGGCGAGACATTCGTCCGAAGTAAATGACCTGCGAAAGCGTTGTAACTACATAACAAAAGCACGGATTTTAACTTTCTCTGTGCACGCggcagaaaaaaaaagaaaggaactcAACTATACAATCTTTGCGCACTTGTTTCTACGTCAACTTTGCTCCCGCCTGTTTTTCCTTACCAGCATCTTCTAGCGCTCCACGATCTCCATATAAATAATCTTAAGACACTGACACGTGAGTGACATTAAAATTGAACAgttttacattatatcgtTGAAAGTAACAACACAGGAAAAATTCCAGTTGGCTGTGAGAATCTGACCCCCTTCGCGGAACCAACACTTCACGGCCCGAATGCGTACAAGCTCCTGTTCCCTGCCCATTTCCACCCCAACGCAACTTGTCAGCTAGCCACTCGACTCCTATTGGATGATGTCTTTGCACTTTCTGAAAACAACTGAgtaaagatacaaaattaaagttaCGCTCCTGCAGTGAAATTACTCGTGATCTCGATAAATATAGGATTACCTAAATaagttacaatttttcaataacgtttcgaaataaatgaatatctatttcaaagaaaaattgaaatagtaGAAAGTCCGCACTGCGCATACGACAGGGATGTATCAATGTTGTCCACAGCATCACAATTTTGGATGGTCGTTTCTGTTAGAATATTTCAGCGAGAAGTGATCTTAATACGTTTCGTACAAACGACAAACATTTGGTGTAGTTTCCTCAATAAATTTCATGTGTGCGTATCCTGTGgattgtaaaaaaatacagatatatttgtttataggAGAAAACATTGCATTAAgatctatattttttgtaaaataatcgtATGATGCATTGTGCGAAggattatataatttctgtgTTCTAAAGAGATTGGAAGGATTCTAGTACATGAGAAACATATAAGAAACCATAGTTTAAATAGTTTCTATGATATTGCacaaagaatattataacttCAGATTTGTAACCAAATCTTGTTATAACGCACATCTttcaaatgtttaaattatttttaaattagaatataatgtaatatattgctcgtattaataaaaagtattaattttaatctttaacaataatatgtataaccatattaaatataaaattgattactGTATATATctgttattgttatttaaaaaattctgtagtattattaatagtagtataaattataatagcaGGCAAAAGtttctaagaaaatttgtatgtaaataagataaatttaataccatatataataatattaatattgttatagccttacttttaattatatttgcaaGTAATGACAACCAAATCTAactagaatattaattaaactgatacgtaagttttaattaaacgcaattgtaaattataaaaaacgAATTTAACGAGGAAAttggtaattatatttactaatcattatataaatatttgttgacAGAACCATATTTAGAATTTGCCATGTGCCTTCGTACTACGTTCCTGCCTGTAGTCGTCTGCTGTGACGCGGAACAAAATGGCGTCGAGTAATGAAGTGCCGGTAGAAATCAACCAGAGTGGCATGTGCACAGCAGAAAATTCAGTAAGTGCTAAGttgaatatttacataaaattgaaGACAAAAACGCCATAACTATTCtgttaatatattaacattcATACGAACAAcatacgatatttaataaatttttaaaagaagaatatgTTTGAATGTCGTTTGTCATAATAGTTTTTCACTACTGCTAAGTATCTTAAAGACAAATTGACTAGTCCAATCTTCATTTCATACGTTCTCTAaacatatctttaaaaataatttttgatcaTTTCGAggttatttatgaatatta
Protein-coding sequences here:
- the LOC132912546 gene encoding AT-rich interactive domain-containing protein 4B, with product MLGDDPPYLSVGTEVSAKYKGAFCEAKIRKVVRSVKCRVTYKQGLGTATVADDQIKGTLRVGASVEAKHGDRKEFVEATITKIQDCSQYTVVFDDGDITTLRRTALCLKSGRHFAESETLDQLPLTHPEHFGNPVIGGRRGRRSRQAQDESSDDEDSPPRGTRDSGSSGTGKEGMETEPEIGRVVCVELGDKKKKDNWFPGLVVAPTAQDTVRIRVRDDYLVRSFKDARYYTVPKKEATEFTKELVNKVENSTLKVAVEKALLFLEKNELPPHWDRDSLFGHSVSSGNSDSDGELDSDSSDDEPREEKDHFVAQLYKFMDDRGTPINNCPMIGSEDIDLYRLFRAVYKLGGYNRVTNQNQWKLITRRLSFTMQNSPSTHNLVKQAYKKFLHSFEDFYRKLGCTMVNHPRGTMRKQRPGRSLIRDKDRNTPVPPQVSNIKNEKEEEDKKIMEEEKKEKKETKKEQSIKEEEIVKIKKKDEFEESGSGQDSDVNVEGEAESSSSSEKSQKISTSLSLPNRGKSKNKEDTKKKVIEKKKTEPKRQEKKDDKMKEEDAAKTRSKSKDDNVKSKMSSENRETRTPSRESERKTLSKQRRLMDEDLKKRGRKRKEYEAEKSRTDEQSTDSAPCYKGPVELGDRLKVYYGPTHESKVTYEAKVIDMEKDGTEPMYLVHYTGWNTRYDEWIKPSRIAQNFTQAQGKVKRIKVTSRPQTPSTNLSNNINKSSKIVSNTNSNASQNRRRAQSVAPTTSVVSSTTTKEIKKEDKEKEISQPTRSTTPLSVISSSSRTKSPATPANNRQTRTRNNDTSSTEHRRRTRRTSGHADIVPSETEESETYDSDTTESEQTRTKSKITEERKRREARYRVEDRIKPDETSEGEEDKDNLEEPRRGRRLRRTISKSQGIKSEPDSDEEQPKGRDFDLNQIRSELKGFDKAVKLELVRVEPDPEDEIKIEEKENVVSVSPKLEKKLEPSKLETMPESKIVDSTEDIYEFKEPEPFEFEVRNKRDTSGEKDKIKKRVFEEEPKSPKKKQKIVVSPVIKETKSESDNDSRKKVKKLFSKRTDDITDNLSSHKSLQSTSLATCEEAFDKLCESPSFNSAKPIPIIEETSKINNGIDLLFSDLPGDDDATHDDSEDRLIISEAEVSEAEQENLFTYQQEMFPSNDGNDSMESNKEDTSLQIESVREDITLTVSNKPDIAVEQKQSIKSPLHCQSPELKPLDPKLLDITPVSSSIVTIPAPISARLPATSTIEEKLSAAMGFRNKTKDVKKEDEIPEVVWKPSKEISKKLDIVVAQKSKEDQHGPKTESENKKREEEEIVINNENQCKEIMCVVIKQKEEELQQFKLKKEVEIKKFVETKTEHKKIPETEEEEWKHIENEKSKKTEDEFKEHDFKEKEKENHKKIISQDMVDSADSSDSEQRLIIDNEESQDVKSSSNFDVKLRAELDRLQDTQERFPLLQSQKSTQPLKHQPQECIAEFKTEIKETPVIKTDEEGEAINSLLCEEEIPGSPAPITENIEQINAGPSCSPPKVETTENSIVLMEMPFASAPTSGQSTTSSTVATLSMALPKTVETSVPVSLSIQQNPTLGMRQQQSHHQHLPALMPAQRRESNEAAPVMDNTPPTTPDSSISNISGSPREERTGGSSPTSEDNMKHNRDSSEADNDSGGKGPGFSEDDTLPNVEGNSADRILKPPAKRSIEETQSPKKRKRSRKHSECDKNTTKKAGRHGNRHGRHGGGSDSDDTSEGSNLCGINTTSTNHTNITSVPDLSNYSSRSPRPTKYNFYVELDPELDGSQRIAVLQQKLAELRKTYNAVKVELAAIERRRKKLRRREREAIKAAKAEMQQACS
- the LOC132912557 gene encoding uncharacterized protein LOC132912557, producing the protein MGSTDKAEITGFICRLCSKMNRFVIHIYGEEGERMKLAEKINAYLPITVNMNDPLPKTACLHCIERLEAHHELMEQFFLVKRRLTTQNKSSTVASTSTQTADTVPTSSPPPC